A stretch of Eriocheir sinensis breed Jianghai 21 chromosome 68, ASM2467909v1, whole genome shotgun sequence DNA encodes these proteins:
- the LOC126988271 gene encoding uncharacterized protein LOC126988271, with translation MPDSEQEKGVPQERDTRVGCFSHHSDIIDGVRWEELTKIGQEMLKEGCQENGKFGKEALISRIYQESDKSETQKVTGTKPKRRQDYLNQTDIQTWRSGSKSSGPKKFPQRSSCYAKTHHHISLGDRKRLYKKLYKEEKRLPSLYIPAKVEPSAFKEEEERLALEVAQGQSNLTLPGAQVDPLAKQRFTAHFFAAEEEKFYKMFSVREGHSSGESVGVQVVLSTHALYVVAPLPRGAKPRHSMKYSDIYTIIVGANDQWICVISKEAMQKDFTATGTFPGVQLEIGDPDVTHSFMSSLELAIRRHFLSGRLGTRGVAAAHSVKDLKPSSRKGFLQEFTRECVDNFSNSLLEESLLNAWDTQKSADISQATTGSSEASPAVTPGSVHSSQESSDASQLSTDISDMSNDTSQSLDEASHMSGELSRASSDDSQASNDISHLSSDVILGSTDSSRHASDLSNSLSDETPTSSDMVQSLSSISDASLNMSQASGHGEPESCETSQHSGGTIKDSDEAEQAHHPLKLELQRQNNFYSFAGGYLRWNGALLEQTLPAVVVHPSWELPSLSGWLRTKLRLQESPEVVGYWLVDWEDGSSLGGGDSAYGPLGPTKEGSLMFKPPGLLMPWRPAYFILKAGVLYQFNDARERLPHMIVEVVQCVGCVRLSSSQRPHAFQLLRKKDTPLMLAASDEHQASLWLQAFLTIINSGVRDISERMQVPCRVVLLESGVLLAQQSDLFLGPPPNPDPNSSDKDIPGNSSQQLLGSSPSTQPSLAQLTIEKKDSDKPKNMLLTHLKERKPLSSSLTALNHVGGISSVPGSPVRRISRAEKCLSPAHKNLHLRQNSLSKLPDIQGASERQHSTDKSSLQPPSPQRKLSVQQTLDGKGRKESTTRLAESFRSTGEVKVLTISAMEHLSSISLYAECPTTCLLEFECSEAGEISGDWALYFRSGSQLQQFVAALAHTWQLFSQVEFPLRRIEDAGVQQFLLEGSQISSNGWSLLHL, from the exons ATGCCAGACAGTGAGCAGGAAAAGGGTGTGCCACAAGAAAGAGATACACGTGTTGGCTGCTTCTCCCATCACAGTGATATCATCGATGGGGTGCGGTGGGAGGAGTTGACAAAGATAGGTCAGGAGATGCTAAAGGAAGGCTGCCAAGAAAATGGAAAGTTTGGAAAGGAGGCACTAATTTCCCGGATATACCAAGAAAGTGACAAAAGTGAAACACAGAAAGTAACAGGCACAAAGCCCAAACGAAGGCAGGACTATCTTAACCAAACTGACATTCAGACGTGGAGGTCAGGCAGTAAGAGCTCAGGACCCAAGAAGTTCCCTCAGAGAAGCAGCTGCTATGCCAAGACACACCATCATATAAGCTTGGGCGACCGGAAGCGGCTATATAAAAAACtatacaaagaagagaaaagattacCCAGTCTTTATATACCTGCCAAAGTAGAACCATCTGCTTTTAAGGAAGAG GAGGAGCGACTTGCCTTGGAAGTGGCACAAGGCCAGTCTAACCTCACTCTTCCTGGAGCTCAAGTGGACCCTTTGGCCAAGCAGAGGTTCACTGCTCACTTCTTTGCAGCTGAAGAAGAAAAGTTTTACAAA ATGTTCAGTGTGAGGGAAGGCCACAGCAGCGGGGAGAGTGTCGGGGTCCAAGTAGTCCTTTCCACCCACGCCCTCTACGTTGTTGCTCCATTGCCGAGGGGAGCAAAGCCTCGCCACTCCATGAAGTACTCGGACATCTACACCATCATT GTTGGAGCAAATGACCAGTGGATATGTGTCATAAGTAAGGAGGCCATGCAGAAAGACTTCACTGCCACAGGAACTTTTCCTGGTGTCCAGTTGGAGATTGGAGACCCTGACGTCACACACAGCTTCATGAGTTCCTTGGAGCTTGCAATCCGTCGCCATTTTCTCTCTGGGAGACTGGGTACAAGAGGTGTGGCTGCAGCACACTCTGTGAAGGACTTGAAGCCTTCCTCAAGGAAAGGTTTTCTACAGGAATTCACCAGAGAATGTGTTGACAACTTCTCCAACTCCCTTTTAGAAGAATCCCTTCTAAATGCATGGGACACTCAGAAGTCTGCTGACATTAGTCAAGCAACAACTGGGAGCAGTGAAGCCTCCCCTGCAGTGACTCCAGGATCTGTTCATTCCAGTCAAGAGTCAAGTGATGCCAGTCAGTTGTCAACAGACATCAGTGATATGTCCAATGATACAAGTCAGTCTCTCGATGAGGCAAGCCACATGTCTGGTGAACTAAGTAGAGCATCATCAGATGATAGTCAGGCATCAAATGACATTAGTCATTTGTCATCAGATGTCATATTAGGCTCCACAGACTCAAGTCGCCATGCTTCAGACTTGAGTAATTCATTATCGGATGAAACTCCCACCTCATCAGACATGGTCCAGTCCCTCTCGAGTATCAGTGATGCATCGCTGAACATGAGTCAGGCCTCTGGCCATGGGGAGCCTGAGTCCTGTGAAACAAGCCAGCATTCTGGAGGCACCATCAAGGATTCAGATGAAGCAGAGCAGGCTCATCATCCTCTAAAACTTGAGCTGCAGAGGCAAAACAATTTTTACTCTTTTGCTGGAGGATATTTACGTTGGAATGGAGCATTGCTGGAGCAGACCCTCCCTGCGGTGGTTGTGCATCCTTCCTGGGAACTGCCAAGCCTCAGTGGGTGGCTGAGGACGAAGCTGCGTCTCCAG GAATCTCCTGAAGTGGTTGGTTACTGGCTGGTGGACTGGGAGGATGGCAGCAGCCTTGGGGGAGGTGACTCAGCATATGGTCCCTTGGGGCCCACCAAGGAGGGTTCCCTTATGTTCAAGCCTCCAGGTCTTCTTATGCCTTGGAGGCCTGCATATTTTATACTCAA AGCTGGAGTTCTGTACCAGTTCAATGATGCCCGGGAGAGGCTGCCACACATGATCGTGGAGGTAGTGCAGTGTGTGGGGTGTGTACGCTTGTCCTCCAGCCAGCGGCCCCATGCCTTCCAG CTGCTGAGGAAGAAGGACACGCCCCTCATGCTAGCCGCCTCTGATGAGCATCAGGCCTCACTGTGGCTGCAGGCCTTCCTCACCATTATTAACAGCGGG GTACGAGACATCAGTGAGAGGATGCAGGTGCCATGCCGTGTGGTCCTCCTGGAATCGGGAGTGTTGTTAGCACAGCAGTCAGACCTGTTCCTTGGGCCACCACCAAACCCAGACCCCAACAGCAGTGACAAAGACATTCCAGGAAACTCCTCACAGCAGCTTCTTGGATCCTCCCCCAGCACTCAGCCCTCTTTGGCACAACTAACCATAGAGAAAAAGGACTCCGACAAACCAAAGAACATGCTTCTTACTCACCTCAAAGAGCGCAAACCCCTGAGCTCTTCCTTGACAGCCCTAAACCATGTTGGTGGTATCTCCTCAGTCCCTGGCAGTCCTGTGAGGCGTATTTCCCGAGCGGAGAAATGCTTGTCCCCAGCACACAAGAACCTTCATCTTCGCCAGAACAGCCTTTCAAAACTTCCTGATATTCAGGGAGCCAGTGAGAGGCAACACTCCACAGACAAGTCATCACTACAACCACCTTCCCCACAGAGAAAGTTATCTGTGCAGCAAACtcttgatgggaagggaaggaaggagagcacaACACGACTGGCCGAAAGCTTCAGATCTACTGGGGAAGTTAAAGTGTTGACGATAAGTGCAATGGAGCATTTGTCTTCCATCTCACTATATGCTGAGTGCCCCACCACCTGCCTCTTA GAGTTTGAGTGCAGTGAAGCTGGGGAGATCTCCGGGGACTGGGCACTCTATTTCCGCTCCGGCAGCCAGCTACAGCAGTTTGTTGCCGCACTGGCCCACACTTGGCAGTTGTTCTCCCAG GTTGAGTTTCCCTTGCGGCGGATAGAGGATGCAGGCGTTCAGCAGTTCCTCTTGGAAGGCTCACAGATCTCCAGCAATGGTTGGTCACTCCTGCACTTGTAA
- the LOC126988272 gene encoding pleckstrin homology domain-containing family M member 2-like isoform X2 — MATIRGGVKDRIIHEIGRAIKQAQLEWCGVGCVRACTGRWLVLSLDAALLHGLRSLGRGYWPVVATLLDRPSLNTIMSLPYATKPLTRGRSWVCLCLNEGQLENYLHVLISHPGLLATHYEAHGLLRDPHRAHLLLMLAAGLEHLKFAIPMDVPGWMQAEGSLGSSSGTSMNSMSLSLTSMSSSLPSPSVQDCLDLDTTCSEALEENWLSVEEEVPVSYPRCEELEKAIHIEHIPKMSRRKRQSRSSSQNSSGGTTPITIIPVSAGRKVGQLHEDTTGTANTLLGDSTEAPSSAGKNCDNRCKEDTSVARNKGTSKCHSRLATDNAQRQGPGEKTVLINNTQPSGVETEKVEYNKGEGPEKDGTRMEPKVVLRQNVSSKNSEKRVSFTDTTEAEMNNKTMHKRLSLCSGSVSGMEIRDLGDLKELLSSLKVQGLLPITLSLDELFSSFDQASHSAQC; from the exons ATGGCAACCATCAGGGGAGGCGTCAAGGACCGCATCATCCATGAGATCGGGCGGGCCATCAAGCAG GCTCAGCTGGAATGGTGCGGCGTTGGGTGCGTGAGGGCCTGCACTGGCCGGTGGCTGGTGCTGAGCCTGGACGCTGCCCTTCTACATGGCCTGCGCTCCCTCGGCCGCGGCTACTGGCCTGTGGTGGCAACCCTGCTGGACCGGCCCTCCCTCAACACCATCATGTCCCTCCCCTATGCCACCAAGCCACTCACAAGGG GTCGCTCATGGGTGTGTCTGTGCCTCAATGAAGGGCAGCTGGAGAACTACCTGCATGTGCTCATATCCCATCCGGGGCTGTTGGCTACCCACTATGAGGCCCATGGCTTGCTGCGGGACCCCCACCGTGCCCACCTCCTGCTCATGCTGGCGGCTGGCCTTGAACACCTCAAGTTTGCCATTCCCATG GATGTGCCTGGGTGGATGCAGGCAGAGGGGAGTCTTGGCAGCTCCTCTGGGACGAGCATGAACTCCATGAGTCTCTCCCTGACCAGCAtgagctcttcccttccctccccttctgtacAGGACTGCCTGGACCTGGACACTACCTGCTCCGAGGCACTGGAAGAGAACTGG CTTTCTGTTGAGGAAGAGGTCCCAGTTTCCTATCCAAGGTGTGAGGAGTTGGAAAAAGCTATTCACATTGAGCACATTCCAAAG ATGtcaagaaggaagagacagagcaGGTCATCCTCCCAAAACTCCTCAGGTGGCACCACACCCATTACCATCATACCTGTCAGTGCAGGGAGGAAGGTGGGACAGCTCCATGAGGACACCACAGGCACTGCTAACACTCTGCTGGGTGACAGTACTGAGGCGCCTTCGTCTGCTGGGAAAAACTGTGATAATCGTTGTAAGGAAGATACCAGTGTGGCAAGGAACAAAGGTACCTCAAAGTGTCATTCTAGACTTGCGACAGATAATGCACAGAGACAAGGACCTGGAGAAAAGACAGTGCTCATTAATAATACTCAGCCAAGTGGAGTTGAGACAGAAAAGGTTGAATATAATAAAGGTGAAGGACCAGAGAAGGATGGCACTAGGATGGAGCCAAAGGTTGTTCTACGGCAGAATGTATCCTCTAAGAACAGTGAAAAACGAGTCTCCTTCACTGACACCACTGAGGCTGAGATGAACAACAAAACTATGCACAA GCGCCTCAGCCTGTGCAGTGGATCTGTGAGTGGCATGGAAATACGGGACTTGGGTGACCTGAAGGAGCTCCTGTCCAGCCTTAAAGTGCAGGGACTGCTGCCCATCACTCTTTCCCTGGATGAGCTCTTCAGTTCCTTCGACCAGGCAAGTCACTCTGCTCAGTGTTAG
- the LOC126988272 gene encoding pleckstrin homology domain-containing family M member 2-like isoform X1, whose translation MATIRGGVKDRIIHEIGRAIKQAQLEWCGVGCVRACTGRWLVLSLDAALLHGLRSLGRGYWPVVATLLDRPSLNTIMSLPYATKPLTRGRSWVCLCLNEGQLENYLHVLISHPGLLATHYEAHGLLRDPHRAHLLLMLAAGLEHLKFAIPMDVPGWMQAEGSLGSSSGTSMNSMSLSLTSMSSSLPSPSVQDCLDLDTTCSEALEENWKTSADWAAAQQKYLQTNPPKSSSQSPSRVTSGSALLRQNCSLVIATLAITTKMSRRKRQSRSSSQNSSGGTTPITIIPVSAGRKVGQLHEDTTGTANTLLGDSTEAPSSAGKNCDNRCKEDTSVARNKGTSKCHSRLATDNAQRQGPGEKTVLINNTQPSGVETEKVEYNKGEGPEKDGTRMEPKVVLRQNVSSKNSEKRVSFTDTTEAEMNNKTMHKRLSLCSGSVSGMEIRDLGDLKELLSSLKVQGLLPITLSLDELFSSFDQASHSAQC comes from the exons ATGGCAACCATCAGGGGAGGCGTCAAGGACCGCATCATCCATGAGATCGGGCGGGCCATCAAGCAG GCTCAGCTGGAATGGTGCGGCGTTGGGTGCGTGAGGGCCTGCACTGGCCGGTGGCTGGTGCTGAGCCTGGACGCTGCCCTTCTACATGGCCTGCGCTCCCTCGGCCGCGGCTACTGGCCTGTGGTGGCAACCCTGCTGGACCGGCCCTCCCTCAACACCATCATGTCCCTCCCCTATGCCACCAAGCCACTCACAAGGG GTCGCTCATGGGTGTGTCTGTGCCTCAATGAAGGGCAGCTGGAGAACTACCTGCATGTGCTCATATCCCATCCGGGGCTGTTGGCTACCCACTATGAGGCCCATGGCTTGCTGCGGGACCCCCACCGTGCCCACCTCCTGCTCATGCTGGCGGCTGGCCTTGAACACCTCAAGTTTGCCATTCCCATG GATGTGCCTGGGTGGATGCAGGCAGAGGGGAGTCTTGGCAGCTCCTCTGGGACGAGCATGAACTCCATGAGTCTCTCCCTGACCAGCAtgagctcttcccttccctccccttctgtacAGGACTGCCTGGACCTGGACACTACCTGCTCCGAGGCACTGGAAGAGAACTGG AAAACGTCAGCTGACTGGGCCGCGGCACAGCAGAAATACCTCCAGACTAATCCACCCAAGTCCTCCTCACAGTCGCCGAGCAGAGTTACGTCAGGCAGCGCCCTGCTCCGCCAAAATTGTTCCCTTGTAATAGCCACTTTAGCCATCACCACCAAG ATGtcaagaaggaagagacagagcaGGTCATCCTCCCAAAACTCCTCAGGTGGCACCACACCCATTACCATCATACCTGTCAGTGCAGGGAGGAAGGTGGGACAGCTCCATGAGGACACCACAGGCACTGCTAACACTCTGCTGGGTGACAGTACTGAGGCGCCTTCGTCTGCTGGGAAAAACTGTGATAATCGTTGTAAGGAAGATACCAGTGTGGCAAGGAACAAAGGTACCTCAAAGTGTCATTCTAGACTTGCGACAGATAATGCACAGAGACAAGGACCTGGAGAAAAGACAGTGCTCATTAATAATACTCAGCCAAGTGGAGTTGAGACAGAAAAGGTTGAATATAATAAAGGTGAAGGACCAGAGAAGGATGGCACTAGGATGGAGCCAAAGGTTGTTCTACGGCAGAATGTATCCTCTAAGAACAGTGAAAAACGAGTCTCCTTCACTGACACCACTGAGGCTGAGATGAACAACAAAACTATGCACAA GCGCCTCAGCCTGTGCAGTGGATCTGTGAGTGGCATGGAAATACGGGACTTGGGTGACCTGAAGGAGCTCCTGTCCAGCCTTAAAGTGCAGGGACTGCTGCCCATCACTCTTTCCCTGGATGAGCTCTTCAGTTCCTTCGACCAGGCAAGTCACTCTGCTCAGTGTTAG
- the LOC126988272 gene encoding pleckstrin homology domain-containing family M member 2-like isoform X3, whose amino-acid sequence MATIRGGVKDRIIHEIGRAIKQAQLEWCGVGCVRACTGRWLVLSLDAALLHGLRSLGRGYWPVVATLLDRPSLNTIMSLPYATKPLTRGRSWVCLCLNEGQLENYLHVLISHPGLLATHYEAHGLLRDPHRAHLLLMLAAGLEHLKFAIPMDVPGWMQAEGSLGSSSGTSMNSMSLSLTSMSSSLPSPSVQDCLDLDTTCSEALEENWMSRRKRQSRSSSQNSSGGTTPITIIPVSAGRKVGQLHEDTTGTANTLLGDSTEAPSSAGKNCDNRCKEDTSVARNKGTSKCHSRLATDNAQRQGPGEKTVLINNTQPSGVETEKVEYNKGEGPEKDGTRMEPKVVLRQNVSSKNSEKRVSFTDTTEAEMNNKTMHKRLSLCSGSVSGMEIRDLGDLKELLSSLKVQGLLPITLSLDELFSSFDQASHSAQC is encoded by the exons ATGGCAACCATCAGGGGAGGCGTCAAGGACCGCATCATCCATGAGATCGGGCGGGCCATCAAGCAG GCTCAGCTGGAATGGTGCGGCGTTGGGTGCGTGAGGGCCTGCACTGGCCGGTGGCTGGTGCTGAGCCTGGACGCTGCCCTTCTACATGGCCTGCGCTCCCTCGGCCGCGGCTACTGGCCTGTGGTGGCAACCCTGCTGGACCGGCCCTCCCTCAACACCATCATGTCCCTCCCCTATGCCACCAAGCCACTCACAAGGG GTCGCTCATGGGTGTGTCTGTGCCTCAATGAAGGGCAGCTGGAGAACTACCTGCATGTGCTCATATCCCATCCGGGGCTGTTGGCTACCCACTATGAGGCCCATGGCTTGCTGCGGGACCCCCACCGTGCCCACCTCCTGCTCATGCTGGCGGCTGGCCTTGAACACCTCAAGTTTGCCATTCCCATG GATGTGCCTGGGTGGATGCAGGCAGAGGGGAGTCTTGGCAGCTCCTCTGGGACGAGCATGAACTCCATGAGTCTCTCCCTGACCAGCAtgagctcttcccttccctccccttctgtacAGGACTGCCTGGACCTGGACACTACCTGCTCCGAGGCACTGGAAGAGAACTGG ATGtcaagaaggaagagacagagcaGGTCATCCTCCCAAAACTCCTCAGGTGGCACCACACCCATTACCATCATACCTGTCAGTGCAGGGAGGAAGGTGGGACAGCTCCATGAGGACACCACAGGCACTGCTAACACTCTGCTGGGTGACAGTACTGAGGCGCCTTCGTCTGCTGGGAAAAACTGTGATAATCGTTGTAAGGAAGATACCAGTGTGGCAAGGAACAAAGGTACCTCAAAGTGTCATTCTAGACTTGCGACAGATAATGCACAGAGACAAGGACCTGGAGAAAAGACAGTGCTCATTAATAATACTCAGCCAAGTGGAGTTGAGACAGAAAAGGTTGAATATAATAAAGGTGAAGGACCAGAGAAGGATGGCACTAGGATGGAGCCAAAGGTTGTTCTACGGCAGAATGTATCCTCTAAGAACAGTGAAAAACGAGTCTCCTTCACTGACACCACTGAGGCTGAGATGAACAACAAAACTATGCACAA GCGCCTCAGCCTGTGCAGTGGATCTGTGAGTGGCATGGAAATACGGGACTTGGGTGACCTGAAGGAGCTCCTGTCCAGCCTTAAAGTGCAGGGACTGCTGCCCATCACTCTTTCCCTGGATGAGCTCTTCAGTTCCTTCGACCAGGCAAGTCACTCTGCTCAGTGTTAG